A single genomic interval of Ischnura elegans chromosome 3, ioIscEleg1.1, whole genome shotgun sequence harbors:
- the LOC124156546 gene encoding transmembrane emp24 domain-containing protein 2, which yields MSSTITFLHACVALLLLTWCSFTSAYFITVDAHAEECFFDKVESGTKMGLMFEIAEGGFLDIDVKIVGPDNKVIYEGVRETSGKFTFAAHAPGVYTYCFSNKMSTMTPKVVMFNMEIGEAPSKDAAEDTDAHHNKLDEMIRELATTLTGVKHEQEYMQVRDRIHRSINESTNSRVVMWSFFEALVLVAMTVGQIYYLKRFFEVRRVV from the exons ATGAGTTCCACGATTACTTTCTTACATGCGTGTGTTGCACTCTTGTTACTTACGTGGTGCAGCTTTACATCGGCATATTTTATAACTGTGGATGCTCATGCTGAAGAatgtttttttgataaagttGAAAGTGGAACTAAAATGG GCCTTATGTTTGAAATCGCCGAGGGTGGCTTCCTAGACATTGATGTAAAAATTGTCGGCCCTGATAACAAAGTAATTTATGAGGGTGTGAGGGAAACTAGTGGAAAGTTTACTTTTGCCGCCCATGCCCCTGGAGTTTACACATACTGCTTCAGCAACAAGATGTCAACGATGACTCCGAAGGTGGTTATGTTCAATATGGAAATAGGAGAGGCCCCTTCGAAAGACGCTGCTGAAGACACTGATG CTCATCACAACAAACTGGATGAAATGATTCGGGAATTGGCTACAACCTTAACTGGAGTCAAGCATGAGCAAGAGTATATGCAAGTTCGTGACCGCATTCACCGCAGTATAAACGAAAGCACGAACTCTCGTGTAGTAATGTGGTCATTTTTCGAGGCTCTAGTTTTGGTGGCTATGACAGTGGGACAAATTTATTATCTGAAAAGGTTCTTCGAAGTCCGACGAGTCGTGTAA
- the LOC124156547 gene encoding 39S ribosomal protein L18, mitochondrial: MNSLLIPNARTIGRRLRLPCDGVRFSQASASESLGPNDVVSPVLVNRNPRSLEKIRVAYKPKGYHVDKPGRDFWHKLVLTHSGRHITARVVHYTGPTVLSASSKEWCIKKYLYRTNDVSAYVNVARVLSQRCLESGIIEMKTEYVDELPRTEKLSSFFNAMMENGISLTEPERFEGHKPWDMDRPEKPWEVLDD; this comes from the exons ATGAATTCTTTGTTGATTCCCAACGCAAGAACAATCGGCAGGCGTTTAAGGTTACCCTGTGATGGAGTGAGATTTTCTCAGGCCTCTGCCAGTGAATCTTTAGGTCCTAATGATGTGGTTTCGCCAGTTTTGGTCAATCGAAATCCACGGAGCTTAGAAAAAATCCGAGTAGCATACAAACCCAAAGGTTACCACGTAGATAAGCCGGGACGTGACTTCTGGCACAA GCTGGTGTTGACTCACAGTGGACGTCACATTACTGCTCGGGTGGTACATTACACGGGCCCAACAGTATTATCTGCCTCTTCAAAAGAGTGGTGCATCAAGAAGTATCTTTACAG AACGAATGATGTATCAGCATATGTTAATGTGGCCAGAGTGTTAAGCCAACGCTGTTTAGAGAGTGggataattgaaatgaaaaccgAGTATGTGGATGAGTTGCCAAGAACTGAGAAG CTCTCGTCGTTCTTCAACGCAATGATGGAGAATGGCATCAGTCTGACGGAACCGGAAAGGTTCGAAGGACATAAACCTTGGGATATGGATCGCCCAGAGAAACCATGGGAAGTGTTAGATGATTAG